A genomic region of Nymphaea colorata isolate Beijing-Zhang1983 chromosome 2, ASM883128v2, whole genome shotgun sequence contains the following coding sequences:
- the LOC116249080 gene encoding uncharacterized protein LOC116249080 — MIVSLLELFVIVRRRVYRVDLKAASMREEWLLGKQYRCGEEFRWTFWPALCAAKPSVTVTFQVDPQLLDCCSLRYSVSVRGPQLRSSSRSNPNPSREGSREGREKRPSKMRKEWKMHIVSPPLGSPCHLCEFNPSLENQRRGGVLFVSLLPISCCFWELGH, encoded by the exons ATGATCGTGAGTCTTCTTGAACTGTTCGTCATCGTGAGAAGGAGGGTTTACAGAGTGGATCTTAAAGCAGCTTCAATGCGGGAAGAGTGGCTGCTAGGCAAGCAGTATCGGTGCGGGGAAGAG TTTCGCTGGACCTTCTGGCCGGCTCTCTGCGCCGCGAAGCCCTCTGTAACTGTTACCTTTCAGGTGGACCCACAACTACTCGACTGCTGCTCCCTCCGCTACTCTGTATCCGTTCGCGGGCCGCAGCTCCGATCGTCTTCCCGCAGCAACCCAAATCCTAGCAGAGAGGGTTcgagagaagggagagagaaaagaccgtcaaagatgagaaaagagtggAAGATGCACATTGTGAGCCCTCCCCTGGGATCTCCTTGCCATCTCTGTGAATTTAACCCCTCCCTGGAAAACCAGAGAAGAGGAGGGGTGTTGTTCGTTAGTTTGTTACCAATCTCTTGCTGCTTTTGGGAACTAGGACATTAG